In Vidua chalybeata isolate OUT-0048 chromosome 5, bVidCha1 merged haplotype, whole genome shotgun sequence, one genomic interval encodes:
- the SLC35B4 gene encoding nucleotide sugar transporter SLC35B4 yields the protein MHPAVAVGLVFGGCCSNVVFLELLARQFPGCGNIVTFSQFLFIAVEGFIFEANFGRKRPAIPIRNYFIMVAMFFTVSVVNNYALNLNIAMPLHMIFRSGSLIASMALGIIILKKRYSVSKYSSIALVSLGIFTCTFMSAKQVASDSNLNEEDGPQAFLWWLLGIAALTFALLMSARMGIFQETLYKKFGKHSKEALFYNHALPLPGFLLLAPNIYQHAVLFNQSELFQVPVIGLTLPIMWFYLLMNVITQYVCIRGVFILTTECTSLTVTLVVTLRKFVSLIFSILYFQNPFTGWHWLGTAFVFVGTLMYTEVWNSLGPLLARCRRSSRPKEE from the exons ATGCACCCGGCCGTGGCGGTGGGGCTGGTGTTCGGCGGCTGCTGCAGCAACGTggtgttcctggagctgctggccag gcagtTCCCAGGATGTGGGAACATCGTGACCTTCTCCCAGTTCCTGTTCATTGCTGTGGAAGGTTTTATCTTCGAGGCCAATTTCGGGAGGAAGCGCCCGGCCATCCCCATCAG GAACTATTTCATCATGGTGGCCATGTTCTTCACCGTCAGCGTGGTCAATAACTACGCCCTGAACCTGAACATCGCGATGCCGCTGCACATGATCTTCCGCTCG GGTTCTCTCATAGCAAGCATGGCTCTAGGGATCATCATCCTGAAGAAAAG GTACAGCGTGTCAAAATACAGCTCCATagccctggtgtccctgggcaTCTTCACCTGCACCTTCATGTCTGCAAAGCAAGTG GCGTCTGACTCCAACTTAAATGAAGAGGATGGACCCCAGGCTTTCCTCTGGTGGTTGCTGG GTATTGCTGCCCTCACCTTCGCCCTGCTGATGTCTGCCAGGATGGGGATTTTCCAGGAGACGCTGTACAAGAAATTTGGGAAGCACTCCAAGGAAGCCCTGTTCTACAAC CACGCGTTGCCACTCCCTGgattcctgctcctggctcccaaCATTTACCAGCACGCCGTGCTCTTCAACCAGTCTG agctgttccaggTGCCGGTGATCGGCCTGACCCTGCCAATCATGTGGTTCTACCTCCTCATGAACGTCATCACCCA GTACGTCTGCATCCGCGGCGTCTTCATCCTGACCACGGAGTGCACGTCCCTCACGGTCACCCTGGTGGTGACGCTCCGCAAGTTCGTCAGCCTCATCTTCTCCATCCTCTACTTCCAGAACCCCTTCACgggctggcactggctgggCACTGCCTTTGTCTTCGTGGGCACCCTGATGTACACCGAGGTGTGGAACAGCCTGGGGCCCCTCCTGGCGCGCTGCCGGAGGAGCAGCAGGCCCAAGGAGGAGTGA